The following is a genomic window from Adhaeribacter radiodurans.
CGGATAAAACAAATCCAGCGCTTCCATTTTTTCACCGGTACTGATAAACTTGATTGGCTTCTCTACCACTGCCCGGATAGAAAGAGCAGCTCCCCCGCGGCTATCGCCGTCCAACTTAGTTAAAACAACGCCATCGAAATTAATCCGGTCGTTAAACGTTTTAGCAGTATTTACCGCATCCTGCCCCGTCATGGAATCTACCACGAACAAGGTTTCGGTTGGTTTTAAAGCTTCCTTCAGTTCGGCAATTTCGCGCATCATGGCTTCATCCACGGCTAAACGGCCGGCGGTATCCACGATTACTACTTTTTTGTTATTAGCTTTAGCGAAAGCAATGGCATTTTGAGCTATTTGCAAAGGATTTTTATTTTCCGGCTCGGTATAAGCCTCCACTCCTACCTGGCCCGCTAATACTTTTAGCTGGTCAATCGCAGCCGGGCGGTACACGTCGCAAGCCGCCACCAGCACGTTACGGTTTTGCTTTTTCAGGTAATTAGCCAGTTTACCAGTAAAGGTAGTTTTACCCGAACCTTGTAAACCCGCAATCAGAATTACGGCCGGGTCTCCTTTTATTTGAATATCCTGCTTTTCGCCCCCCATTAAATGGGTAAGCTCTTCGTGCACAATCTTAACCATTAACTGACCCGGCGATACCGCAATTAAAACATCGCGGCCCATGGCTTCATCTTTTATTTTATCGGTTACCGATTTCGCTACTTTATAGTTTACGTCGGCATCTACCAAAGCCCGACGGACTTCTTTAATGGTTTGTGCTACGTTAATTTCAGTGATGCTACCCTGGCCCTTTAAAGTTTTAAAGGCCCGGTCTAATTTGCTACTTAAACTATCAAACATGAGTGTATCTCCTTATGGTATACAAAAATAAGCAGAAAAAATAAAATTACCTGACATTTTTACGCCAGCAACGTATATTCGCGCTATTAATATTGCTCATAAGGCAATCATTAATCCGGGTTATTTATCTGTTACTTAATTTAGAATTAAATTATCCTTGGCAAACCAGCAAAATCCTTCTTCCGGCAATGTTTTATTCTTTTCTTATTACTGGCCACCTTCCGGCGGAGCCGGTGTACAGCGTTGCCTGAAGTTTGTAAAACATTTGCCGGAGTTTAATCTAACTCCTACGGTAATAACGGTAGACGATAAAAAAGGTGCGTATCCGGTACTGGATTATTCGCTGGCAGCAGATGTACCCGCTTCGGTAAGAGTAATCCGGACGAATACCAGCGAACCGTTTGAGTATTATAAAAAATTAACCGGCAAGAAGGAAATTCCCTACGGTGGGTTTGCCAATCAAAATAATCAAAACCTGATTCAGAAAATATTTAATTTTATCCGGGGGAATTTATTTATTCCGGATGCCCGGGTTGGGTGGAACCGATATGCGGTAAGTGCCGGCAGAAAATTATTACAAACTGAACCTATTAAGGCCATTATTACTACCAGCCCCCCGCACTCCTCGCAATTAATTGGGTTAAAGTTAAAAAAAGAATTTCCGCATGTAAAATGGATTGCCGATATGCGCGACCCCTGGACGGATATTTATTACTACAAAGAGTTAAACCATACCACTCTGGCCAAGCAAATTGATGCCCGCTACGAAAAAGCCGTTATTGAAGGAGCCGATGCTATTTTGGTTACCAGCGCCGATACAAAACGGTTACTCGCGGCGAAATCTGCCCAAATTGATTCTACTAAAATAAAAGTATTGCCGAATGGTTACGATGAAGAAGATTTTACTTTTCCATCTGAACCGCCCAAAGATAAACTGTGCATTACCTATACCGGTACCATATCAGAAACGTATAACATTGAATTATTTTTAAAAGCTCTGGCCGAAGTGACCCGCCGTTATCCAGAAGTACCCTTTCGACTGCGGTTTGTTGGTAAAATTTCCGAAATGGTACTGCGGCAGGTAGAGCAGGCCGGTATTACCTCCATATCCGAAATAATTCCGTTTGTACCGCACCACGAATCTATCCGTTATTTATTGTCAGCCACGGTTTTGTTAATGGGAATTCCGGATGTAGTAAATAACTTTTGTATTTTGCCAGGCAAGCTTTTCGAGTACCTGGCTTCTAACAAACCCATCATCTGCATCGGACCTATAAACAGTGATGCCGACCGGATAATTGACGAATGCGGTGCCGGGCGGGTTTTTCATTATGCTGCCTTCGACCAAATGGTAGATTACCTGGACCAATTAACCCGGAGTTGGAAAATTAACCCGAACCTGGATTTACCCATTGTGGATTATCACCGGTACTCTCGCCGAGCTTTAACCGGTCAACTGGCAGAGATTATTCAAGGAAAGTAGGCGAGTTGTCAAACAAATAGCTTAACTGCTCTTTAAAATCAGGAATAGAAACCGTAAAATTTTGTTTTTCGTCAGATTTACTTCCTATGGAGTAGGTATAGGAAAAGTTCAAGCCCTTACTTAATAAAAAATAATGCGATTTTATAACATCCACCGGATGCAATTCCAATACTGTGGCTTGTTGGCAGAATAGGATATTAGTTAAACCTGCTCCGTGCGGGGCAATCACCACTTCAGCATTATAAAATAATTGCACTTGTTGCTGGTACGTTAGCTCTTCGGCATTAATTATTTGCACTTGGTATGGCATTAAAGCAGCTATAACCTGGTCTTCGTTTATAATTTTCCGTTTGTTAGCTTTCTTGCGGCTTATATAAATTCGTTTCGGTTTGCCGGTTGAGGTAACCTGGTAGCCTGCCCAAATTTTACTTCGAAGGCTTTCTAAAATATCCGGCGGCAAATATCCACTGTTGTGATTCGCTACAAAAGAAGGCAGCATAAATTCAGATACTTGCCATTTCTCCAGCTTACTAATAGTTTCTAATCGAATATGGGATTGTTTATCTAATAAAAAGTCTAAAGTTTCGCGCTGAAAAGCCGGCATATTTTGCGGCACAATTAGCGTAATTGGTTCAGCGGCATCTTGCAAAAGTAAAAACAAGCGGGGCAAGGCATCCAAAAACCAATGATAATTACTCGTTTCGGCCCAGGGGAAATGCATAAGGGAGCTGAATACTCCTTTTTTTCGTTTGGTGCTTAATAAGGCAAAAC
Proteins encoded in this region:
- a CDS encoding glycosyltransferase family 61 protein encodes the protein MLLKKFFQIFSASVNYYYQAVSVFNHPQKRTLKPAYLLNFTPAEKQFLEKSAHSFNYVVDYSLGFRQKELFTVPLKNVSFLGHSGALVWKGKVVTESVFDLMRLTKSPAFRSFALLSTKRKKGVFSSLMHFPWAETSNYHWFLDALPRLFLLLQDAAEPITLIVPQNMPAFQRETLDFLLDKQSHIRLETISKLEKWQVSEFMLPSFVANHNSGYLPPDILESLRSKIWAGYQVTSTGKPKRIYISRKKANKRKIINEDQVIAALMPYQVQIINAEELTYQQQVQLFYNAEVVIAPHGAGLTNILFCQQATVLELHPVDVIKSHYFLLSKGLNFSYTYSIGSKSDEKQNFTVSIPDFKEQLSYLFDNSPTFLE
- the ffh gene encoding signal recognition particle protein — encoded protein: MFDSLSSKLDRAFKTLKGQGSITEINVAQTIKEVRRALVDADVNYKVAKSVTDKIKDEAMGRDVLIAVSPGQLMVKIVHEELTHLMGGEKQDIQIKGDPAVILIAGLQGSGKTTFTGKLANYLKKQNRNVLVAACDVYRPAAIDQLKVLAGQVGVEAYTEPENKNPLQIAQNAIAFAKANNKKVVIVDTAGRLAVDEAMMREIAELKEALKPTETLFVVDSMTGQDAVNTAKTFNDRINFDGVVLTKLDGDSRGGAALSIRAVVEKPIKFISTGEKMEALDLFYPDRMAQRILGMGDVISLVERAQQTFDEDEARRINQKIRKNQFNFDDFLSQLEQIKKMGDIKDLVSMIPGVGKAMKDVEIDENAFKPIEAIIKSMTKEERANPDIISGSRRNRIAKGSGTNIQQVNNLMKQFNDMRKMMKNMNKLTGKGGAISKMKMFK
- a CDS encoding glycosyltransferase family 4 protein; its protein translation is MANQQNPSSGNVLFFSYYWPPSGGAGVQRCLKFVKHLPEFNLTPTVITVDDKKGAYPVLDYSLAADVPASVRVIRTNTSEPFEYYKKLTGKKEIPYGGFANQNNQNLIQKIFNFIRGNLFIPDARVGWNRYAVSAGRKLLQTEPIKAIITTSPPHSSQLIGLKLKKEFPHVKWIADMRDPWTDIYYYKELNHTTLAKQIDARYEKAVIEGADAILVTSADTKRLLAAKSAQIDSTKIKVLPNGYDEEDFTFPSEPPKDKLCITYTGTISETYNIELFLKALAEVTRRYPEVPFRLRFVGKISEMVLRQVEQAGITSISEIIPFVPHHESIRYLLSATVLLMGIPDVVNNFCILPGKLFEYLASNKPIICIGPINSDADRIIDECGAGRVFHYAAFDQMVDYLDQLTRSWKINPNLDLPIVDYHRYSRRALTGQLAEIIQGK